From the Sporichthya brevicatena genome, the window TGCGTTCCTGGCGCTCGGACTGGACAGTTCCGACAACTGGGGCCATGGCGCGTGCCCGAGCCCGGCTGGGCGAGGAGCCGATGGCCGAGCTGTTCTCGCGTGTCGCGCAGCCCATCGCGGGACCGGGTTCGCCGCGGGCCTGGTATCGCGGTCTGCGCGTGATGGCCATCGACGGGGTTGTGCTCGACGTTCCCGACACTCCCAGCAACGCCGAG encodes:
- a CDS encoding transposase domain-containing protein, producing MLTSLVPRDLVDDVLGMTRKTEQRNRLLPARVVVYWVLALTLFYGDAYEEVMRKLVGGLRFLRSWRSDWTVPTTGAMARARARLGEEPMAELFSRVAQPIAGPGSPRAWYRGLRVMAIDGVVLDVPDTPSNAE